From Acidobacteriota bacterium, one genomic window encodes:
- a CDS encoding LacI family DNA-binding transcriptional regulator, with protein MLGEHLGLSPSTVSFVLNNTPGRSIPEATRDRVRAAAKKFNYQPSMIARSLQGKRMQTVGILLPELGEGYHSQVLSGVGDLLMREDYFYFTVHHRHRSDLIAAYPDLFRLRGVDGIIAIDTRLEAPPALPTVTVAGHTTLPGISNVLLDETLGAQLSLKHLRDLGHCKIAFMHGQPFSSDSDTRWSATLRTAKKLGIEVHEELMIYLSKDSHSPEISYPGIRRLIESGQPFTAVLCFNDVSAMGTIRALHEAGLRVPHDVSVVGFDDIQSAAYQVPSLTTIRQPLQKMGSMAAQMLLQKLAGEHLPSLVKIEPELVVRESTAAPPPRKTAK; from the coding sequence ATGCTGGGGGAACACCTCGGCCTCAGCCCCTCGACCGTATCGTTTGTTTTGAACAATACTCCGGGGCGGTCCATTCCTGAGGCCACCCGCGATCGAGTTCGGGCGGCAGCAAAGAAATTCAACTATCAGCCCAGCATGATCGCCCGTTCCTTGCAGGGCAAGCGCATGCAGACCGTCGGCATCCTGCTGCCTGAACTGGGAGAGGGTTATCACTCCCAGGTACTCTCAGGCGTCGGCGATCTGCTGATGCGCGAAGACTACTTTTATTTCACCGTTCACCATCGCCATCGCAGCGACCTGATCGCTGCCTATCCCGATCTTTTCCGATTGCGGGGCGTAGACGGCATTATCGCCATCGATACCCGCCTCGAAGCGCCACCAGCGTTGCCAACAGTTACGGTTGCCGGGCATACGACCTTGCCGGGCATCTCTAACGTCCTGCTGGATGAAACTCTCGGAGCGCAGCTATCGCTCAAGCACCTTCGTGATCTCGGCCATTGCAAGATAGCCTTTATGCACGGCCAGCCATTCAGCTCCGACTCCGATACTCGATGGTCTGCGACTCTCAGAACGGCGAAGAAGCTCGGCATCGAGGTCCACGAGGAGTTGATGATCTATCTCTCCAAAGATTCGCATTCGCCGGAGATCAGCTATCCCGGAATCCGGCGGCTGATCGAAAGCGGCCAGCCTTTTACCGCTGTACTTTGCTTCAACGACGTCTCTGCAATGGGAACCATCCGCGCGCTGCACGAAGCAGGCCTTCGCGTCCCGCACGATGTCTCCGTCGTCGGCTTCGACGATATTCAGTCAGCCGCATACCAGGTCCCCAGTCTTACGACCATCCGTCAGCCTCTGCAGAAAATGGGGAGCATGGCGGCGCAGATGCTCCTGCAGAAGCTAGCGGGAGAACACCTCCCGAGCCTTGTAAAGATAGAACCCGAGCTGGTGGTACGGGAATCGACTGCGGCTCCTCCTCCGCGGAAGACCGCGAAGTAA
- a CDS encoding amidohydrolase family protein, whose amino-acid sequence MIRLRIFAAALLLLPLPYATAQELDLLIRGGSVVDGTGSPARAADIGIAGDRIVLVGNGAGRHAKRVIDATGLVVTPGFIDPHTHTAGDLSDPKRSRNDAYLMQGVTTVVTGNDGESPREIGATLDRWKRQGIGTNAALFIGQGTVRGQVMKMSDGKPTAGQIVPMKHLVDTAMQQGAIGISTGLYYAPGSYSTTEEVIELAKVAAAHGGIYDTHMRDESSYNIGLQGAVRETIRIGQEAHLPVMISHIKALGVDVWGQSTDVIRIINNARQQGVDITASQYPYTASGTSVTASLVPRWAEADGALQKNIIDPAVHARLVSEMTRNLERRGGADSLLMTDSKDKSILGKTLAQIAKDRSESPIDAAIEIVKAGGSGVASFNMKESDIDAFMQQPWVMTCSDGSEGHPRKYGTFPRKFHEYVYTRHVITLEAAVRSSTSLPAQTLRLKDRGLLKNGYFADVLAFDPKTFVDKSTYESPRVLATGVRYLTVNGELAVDQGALTSKLAGRPLTH is encoded by the coding sequence TTGATCCGTCTTCGTATCTTCGCCGCCGCACTGCTGCTTCTGCCTTTGCCTTACGCCACCGCGCAGGAACTTGACCTGCTGATTCGTGGAGGCTCCGTCGTCGACGGCACAGGTTCGCCCGCGAGGGCCGCCGACATAGGAATAGCCGGCGACCGCATCGTTCTCGTCGGCAACGGCGCAGGCCGCCACGCGAAGCGTGTCATCGACGCAACCGGACTTGTCGTAACCCCTGGCTTCATCGACCCGCACACGCACACAGCAGGCGATCTCAGCGACCCCAAACGCAGCCGCAACGACGCCTACCTGATGCAGGGTGTCACCACCGTCGTCACAGGAAACGACGGCGAGAGCCCGCGCGAAATCGGCGCCACACTCGACCGATGGAAGCGCCAGGGCATTGGCACCAACGCAGCGCTCTTCATCGGCCAGGGAACGGTACGTGGCCAGGTAATGAAGATGTCCGACGGCAAGCCCACCGCCGGGCAGATAGTGCCGATGAAGCATCTCGTCGATACTGCGATGCAACAGGGAGCGATCGGCATCTCAACCGGCCTCTACTATGCGCCGGGCAGTTACTCGACCACCGAAGAGGTCATCGAACTGGCGAAGGTAGCAGCGGCACACGGCGGCATCTACGACACCCACATGCGCGACGAGAGCTCGTACAACATCGGCCTTCAAGGGGCAGTGCGCGAGACGATCCGCATCGGGCAAGAGGCGCATCTGCCCGTCATGATCTCGCACATCAAAGCCCTGGGAGTCGATGTCTGGGGACAGAGCACAGATGTCATTCGCATCATCAACAACGCCCGCCAGCAAGGCGTGGACATCACGGCAAGCCAGTATCCCTACACCGCCTCGGGTACAAGCGTTACAGCGTCGTTGGTGCCGCGATGGGCCGAGGCCGATGGCGCGCTCCAGAAGAACATCATCGACCCTGCCGTTCACGCCCGCCTGGTAAGCGAGATGACGCGAAACCTTGAGCGGCGTGGCGGCGCGGACTCCTTGCTGATGACCGACTCAAAAGACAAGAGCATCCTCGGCAAGACGCTGGCGCAGATTGCGAAGGACCGAAGCGAGTCGCCTATCGACGCCGCCATCGAGATCGTCAAAGCTGGCGGATCGGGGGTTGCCTCCTTCAACATGAAGGAGAGCGACATCGATGCATTCATGCAACAACCCTGGGTGATGACGTGCTCCGACGGCTCCGAAGGACATCCGCGCAAATACGGCACGTTCCCGCGCAAATTCCACGAGTACGTCTACACACGGCATGTCATCACGCTTGAGGCCGCAGTGCGTTCGAGCACATCGCTGCCTGCGCAGACGCTGCGTCTCAAAGATCGCGGTCTGCTAAAGAACGGATATTTCGCCGATGTGCTGGCCTTCGACCCCAAAACCTTCGTAGACAAGTCGACCTACGAGTCGCCTCGTGTACTTGCCACCGGCGTGCGCTACTTGACCGTCAATGGGGAACTCGCAGTCGACCAGGGTGCATTGACATCGAAGCTCGCGGGACGGCCGCTGACCCACTGA
- a CDS encoding amidase encodes MGLLFLVTAAALPQASVPQKPVPAIDRDLMEITVPGLHKLYAQHRYTVTQVTQWYLDRMARYDGTYRAMLYIDAKGALARAAEEDAESASAKHGLLWGVPIVIKANTSVKGWLTSAGWAGYTLEGKELISPRDALVVERLRAAGAVLLGQTNMPDFAASDTNISTAGGRTGDAYDVRFSPGGSSGGTATAVAANFAVLGTGTDTANSIRQPAANNSLVGILPTRGLTSIAGIHPLDWLRDNTGPLARDVTSAAIALEVMQAEDPLDAWTKGSAVKAETGPYTRYLKANALKGKRFAVPWFILEGSPLVYGNGPDAPPLAGGVVPETRAALMKAIEQMRAAGATVIIDKEVLPESFFITARRMVTRPYRREGVDLFLHNFGPSSYHSVAEYEAATGKAFPAFMVGGIRPGQDAGNAMTQRAIETDTESEKNYYGPQREALAIYEETLKKWRLDGFVYPALQIPTYDETLPGASKAGPYSETGWVNRIGVPAVSVPGGFYANGLPFGLEISGRRWRDGDLIGYAYAYQQATHNRRLPALVASSN; translated from the coding sequence ATGGGTTTGCTCTTTCTCGTTACGGCAGCCGCGTTGCCGCAGGCGTCCGTACCGCAGAAGCCTGTTCCTGCTATCGACCGGGACCTGATGGAGATTACAGTCCCTGGGCTGCACAAGCTGTATGCGCAGCATCGCTATACGGTCACTCAGGTGACACAGTGGTATCTCGACCGGATGGCGCGTTATGACGGCACCTATCGCGCGATGCTCTATATCGATGCCAAGGGCGCTTTGGCTCGTGCAGCAGAGGAAGATGCTGAATCCGCTTCAGCAAAGCATGGCCTGCTGTGGGGCGTTCCGATTGTGATTAAGGCCAATACCAGCGTAAAGGGCTGGCTGACAAGCGCAGGATGGGCGGGATACACCCTTGAGGGGAAGGAGCTTATTTCGCCGCGCGATGCTCTGGTGGTCGAACGTCTGCGCGCGGCGGGAGCAGTCCTGCTGGGGCAGACGAACATGCCCGACTTCGCCGCCAGCGACACAAACATCAGCACCGCCGGTGGACGCACCGGCGATGCGTATGACGTGCGCTTCTCTCCGGGAGGATCGTCCGGCGGGACGGCTACTGCCGTGGCCGCAAACTTTGCAGTGCTGGGCACGGGTACCGATACGGCGAATTCCATTCGACAGCCTGCGGCGAACAACAGCCTGGTGGGAATACTGCCGACGCGGGGACTGACAAGCATCGCCGGCATTCATCCGCTCGACTGGCTGCGCGACAACACCGGGCCGCTGGCGCGTGACGTAACAAGCGCGGCAATTGCTCTTGAAGTGATGCAGGCCGAGGATCCGCTCGATGCCTGGACGAAGGGATCGGCGGTGAAGGCTGAAACCGGGCCGTACACAAGATATCTCAAGGCCAATGCGCTGAAAGGCAAGCGCTTTGCGGTGCCGTGGTTCATCCTTGAAGGATCGCCGTTGGTTTACGGCAATGGGCCAGACGCTCCTCCGCTGGCAGGTGGCGTGGTGCCGGAGACGCGCGCCGCGCTGATGAAGGCGATCGAGCAGATGCGCGCTGCGGGAGCGACAGTCATCATCGACAAGGAGGTGCTGCCGGAGAGCTTCTTCATCACTGCGCGCCGCATGGTCACGCGCCCCTACCGTCGCGAAGGGGTCGATCTGTTTCTGCACAACTTTGGCCCGTCTTCGTATCACTCGGTAGCAGAGTATGAGGCCGCGACAGGCAAAGCGTTTCCCGCATTCATGGTTGGCGGAATACGTCCGGGGCAGGACGCAGGCAATGCAATGACGCAACGAGCGATCGAGACCGATACGGAGAGCGAGAAGAACTACTACGGGCCCCAGCGTGAGGCGCTCGCTATCTATGAGGAGACGCTGAAGAAGTGGCGGCTCGACGGCTTCGTCTATCCGGCGTTGCAGATTCCCACGTATGACGAGACGCTGCCGGGAGCATCGAAGGCCGGCCCCTACAGCGAGACAGGGTGGGTGAATCGCATTGGCGTTCCGGCGGTGTCGGTTCCGGGTGGGTTCTACGCGAACGGGCTCCCGTTTGGGCTTGAGATCTCAGGCAGGCGGTGGCGCGATGGCGATCTGATTGGATATGCCTACGCCTATCAGCAGGCGACGCATAATCGACGCCTGCCAGCGCTGGTTGCCTCGTCAAACTGA